The following are encoded together in the Candidatus Tumulicola sp. genome:
- a CDS encoding RNA polymerase sigma factor codes for MMGPQVPKEIIEAARSGGPADVERLLEAVWVDAYRLAVAILPHRQSAEDVAQEACVIMFRSIASLRNPEAFRTWFYRIVVREALKQKKLEAASMTLSTDVGYCDDRSDLIDLWRALGTLSDKLRTVIVLHYFEALTSREIGRILGIPEATVRFRLLTARRKLRPLLKEHASSTHSKGEEVYAL; via the coding sequence ATGATGGGGCCTCAGGTACCGAAAGAGATCATCGAGGCAGCCCGCTCCGGGGGTCCGGCCGACGTCGAGCGGCTGCTCGAGGCCGTATGGGTCGACGCCTATCGCCTCGCGGTGGCGATCTTGCCTCATCGGCAGAGCGCCGAGGACGTCGCACAAGAAGCATGCGTTATCATGTTTCGCAGCATTGCGTCGTTGCGAAACCCCGAGGCCTTTCGCACCTGGTTCTATCGGATCGTAGTACGCGAGGCGCTTAAGCAGAAAAAGCTAGAGGCGGCATCCATGACGCTGTCGACGGACGTAGGCTACTGCGATGATCGCTCAGATCTCATCGATCTGTGGCGCGCCCTTGGGACGCTGTCCGATAAGTTGCGCACCGTCATCGTGCTCCATTATTTCGAAGCCCTCACGAGCCGCGAGATCGGTAGGATTCTGGGGATTCCTGAAGCCACCGTGCGGTTTAGATTGCTCACGGCAAGGCGTAAACTTCGACCGCTCCTCAAGGAACACGCTTCATCCACTCATTCGAAAGGCGAAGAGGTCTATGCACTCTGA